The sequence GCGGTTGGCTCGCGCGGGCTGCTGAAGGGTGACAAGAAGACCTACCAGATGGACCCCGGCAATGCCGAGGAAGCACTTCGCGAGGTCGAGATGGATCTTGCCGAAGGCGCGGACAGCGTGATGGTCAAGCCGGGCCTGCCCTATCTCGATATCGCATGCCGCGTGAAAGAGACATTCGGCGTGCCTGTCTTTGCTTATCAAGTGAGCGGAGAATACGCGATGATCGAGGCCGCGGTTGCTGCTGGCGCTGCGGACCGTGACGCCATGGTGCTAGAAACGCTGGTGGCGTTCAAGCGCGCGGGCTGCTCGGGCGTGCTGACCTACCACGCCGCGCACGCCGCGCGTCTGATGGGAGCGTAACCCATGTATCCTGAAGTTTCGATCATAACGCTCAACGGCAAGACCCCGCGCATCCACGATTCCGCGTTCATCGCGCCGGGGTGCCGGATCATCGGTGACGTGGAAATCGGGCCGGACGTATCGATCTGGTATAATTGCGTGATCCGCGGCGACGTGAACCACATTCACATCGGTGCGCGCAGCAATGTTCAGGACGGCACCGTCATCCACTGCGACAGCGCCGACGTCAGGCACCCGGCGGGTTTCCCCACGATCCTCGGCGAGGACGTGCTGGTCGGGCACATGGCGATGATCCACGGTTGCACAATCGACGATCGCGGATTCGTCGGCCTCGGCGCCATCGTGATGAGCGGTTGCGTGATCGAGAGCGACGGGATGCTGGCTGCCGGTGCGCTGCTAACGTCAGGCAAGCGCATCGGTTCGCGTCAGCTCTGGGGCGGGCGTCCTGCTGCCTACATGCGTGACCTTACCGACGCCGCGCTGGCGGGCATGCAGGAAGGCGTGCAGCACTACGTCGTGAACGGACAGGCGCACAAGGCAGCAGTGCTTGGCCAGGCCGAAGGCTGATCTTCCCTCTGCGCAGGCCTTGCGCGACTTGGCCGATGGCGAGGGAAGGCTGTCGGTGCGGGTCACTCCCGGTGCGCGCAGCGAAGGCATCGCGATCGTCGAAGGCCGCGTGATGGTGAAAGTGCGGACGAAGCCCGAAGACGGCAAGGCGAGCGCCGCCGTCCTTGTGCTGCTGGCGCAGGCGCTCGATGTTGCACCGTCGCAAGTGGAAATGTTGCGCGGCGCAACTTCGCGCGAGAAGCTGTTCAGGATTCCGCTGGAAGCCTGATGGCGATCAGGGTCATCACGCCGCAGTAGGCAGCGGCCAGCCACAGGCAGCCCATCGGCATCCGGTCCTGCAGGAACGCACCCAGCACCGCGCCCGAGAGCAATCCGCCCCACAGGCTCGCCCACGATGTCCAGCCGGTGTTCGGCTCGCCAGCCAGCGCATTGGCGAGGCCTTGGCCCAGTTTTACCAGCGCCCCCGTCATGTAGGTCAGTCCGACGGTGACCGCGCCATCGCGCTGGAACGTGTTGTTGAGTGCGCCCATCGCCATGACCATGCCGCCGAGCATGATTGCGGGCAAGCCAAGCAGGCGTCCGGTTGCGGAAAGCAGCAGTAACAGCGTCACCAGCGCGAGAACTGCGACCTTGCGCCAGTTTCCGGCGCGCCGGGCCACCACCGCACCGGCTGTCACGCCCGTCAGAAAACCGCCAATCAGCACCGCAGGAATTGACGCCTGTGCAGGATCGGTGCCGAGCGAGACGCCGAGCCGGGTCGAATTGCCCGACATGAACGAAACGAAGTACCCGTCAGCCGAAAGAAAACCGACCGCGTCGATGAACCCGGCCATGGCGGCAAGCGCAACAGCGAAACGGCGGCGCGGGCGGTCGTAGTGGATCATCCGTGCCATCCTAGCGGAGTGGGCCGGACTTGGGAATCAATCCCGCGCCATGCCAGTGGCCATCTGGGCCAGAACGTCGGACAAGGCGCCCGCAATCTCGCCGTCTGTGGGCGCAACATCGGCAATCGCGCGCCGCATCGCATCGGCCCATTGTCCCGCCGTCTCGCGCGTAATCGCAAAGGGCTTGTGCATCGACATCATGCACTTGCCGGGATTGGCGTCGAACCACTGGCGCGGCCCTCCCGCCCATCCGGCGAGGAAATTGGGCAGCGATTCGCGCATCGGGGCCAGGTCAGGCGCGTGCATGGCGCGTAATGCACCATAGGCCGGGTCCTGATCCATCAGGTCATAGAAGCGCTCGGTGATCTGGCGCAGTACGGCGATCCCGCCGATGCGTTCATAAGGGCTGGTGGCAGGCGCTTGCGCGGCTTCAGTGGCCAAGACAATTTCTCCGCAGGGCAAATATCGCGAGCCTTCTCGCTACCTTGTCCTTTGCAAAGCCTGCATTGATCTGCGTCAACTGCGGAACGGCAATGCCTTTGCCGCAAGTCCTGCAGCGACGCTTGCCAGAACCGCGCCTATCGCGACATTGGTGGCAACTGCATCCCATTGCCGATGCCGCGTCCACTCGCTCCCCGTGCGGATCGATGTCCAGGCCAGTTTGCCCAGCAGCGCTGCAGGCACGGCGAAGATCATGTTGCCCATCTGGTCCTTTTCTCCCGGCAGTTTACCGCACAACCGGCATGCCGCGTGGCGGTTCCTCAATCGGCTATGAGCGCTTTCAATGTCTCAAGCCGGTCCGCTTCGTGAGCAGGTTTGTCTGCGCGAATCCGGCTGATGCGGGGAAAGCGCATCGCCACGCCCGACTTGTGCCGCTTGCTGGCGTGGACCGAATCGAACGCCACTTCGAGCACCAGCGATTTGTCCGTCTCGCGCACCGGCCCGAACTTTGCGACGGTGTTCTGGCGCACGTGGCGGTCCAGCCCCTTCAGTTCTTCGTCGGTGAAGCCGAAATAGGCCTTGCCCACCGGCAGCAGTTCCGCACCCTGATCGGGGTCACCGTTCCAGCAGCCGAAGGTGAAATCGGAATAGAACGAGGAGCGTTTGCCGCTTCCGCGCTGGGCATACATCAGCACGCAGTCGATCAGCAGCGGATCGCGCTTCCACTTGTACCATAGCCCGGTGCGCCGCCCTGCCACATATGGGCTGTCGCGCCGCTTGAGCATGACGCCTTCAATGGCGTCATCGCGTGCGCGTGCGCGGATTTCCGCGAGGTCGTCGAAGGTCGCCGCTTCGATTACCTGCGATATGTCGAACGTCCCGGCGTCCAGCCTCGGCACCAGCGCTTCCAGCCGGGCGCGGCGCTGCTCCCACGCCCATTCGCGCAAGTCCTCGCCGTCCTCGATCAGGACATCATAGAGCCGAACGAACGCGGGGTAATCGCGCAGCATGGCTTTCGACACGGTCTTGCGCCCGAGCCGTTGTTGCAAGGCATTGAAGCTGGCCGCGCCGCCCGCTTGCCCGCCCTGATGCGCGCCGCGCACGAGCAGTTCGCCGTCGAGCACCGCAGGCGTGGTCAGCGCGGCCGCCACTTCAGGAAACGTCGCCGAGATATCGTCGCCACTGCGTGAGTAGACCCGCGTTTCGCCTGCAACGTGGACGATCTGGACGCGGATGCCGTCCCACTTCCACTCGGCAGCATAGTCGGACAGGTCGAGGCTCTCGGCTTCCAGGGGATGGGCCAGCATGAACGGGCGAAACAGCGGCAGCAGATCGGTGCGGGGCGGCGGTGCATTGTCAGCAGCCCATGCGAACAGCGGCAGGTAAGGCGGTGCCTGCCCGTGCCAATACTCCTCGACGTCCTCGACGCGCACATCGAAGGCTTGCGCAAAAGCCACTTTCGCCAGACGCGCAGAGATGCCGATCCGCATCGCCCCGGTCGCAAGCTTCAGCAAAGCATAGCGACCGTTGACGTCAAGACGGTCTAGCAGCTCGGCCAGCACCACAGGAGAGGTGACGCGGGTGGTAGCGTGAAGCGTCTCGACCACTTCGGCCACGCTAGGCGGTGGGAAAGTCTCACCTATTGGCTCAGGCCAGAGCAAGCTGGCCGTTTCCGCGGTATCGCCGACGTAGTCGCGGCTCAGCGTCCACAGTACCGGATCGACCCGCTCGGCCATCAGCGCACGGATCGTGCTCGCCTTTACCGCCGGGAAATCGAGGCCATCGGTCAGCGCAGCCAGCGCCCAGCCCCGGTCCGGATCGGGCGTCTCGCGCATATAAGTGGCCAGCAGCGCCAGCTTGGCGTTGCGTGAAGGCGTGAGCACGAGCGCATCGAGCAGGGCGGCAAAGCGCTCCATCAATCGTCCTCGTCTTCGTATCCGACGAGCGCGAGTGCGCGCGCCTTGCGCTGCGTCAGTTCGCACCAGCGCAGCAACGCTTCCTCGCGCCCATGCGTGATCCAGGTTTCCGATGGATTGACCTGCGCAATAGTCGCGGTCAGTTCGTCCCAGTCGGCGTGGTCCGAGATGATCAGCGGCAGTTCGACCCCGCGTTGCCGTGCCCGCTGGCGCACACGCATCCAGCCCGATGCCATCGCAGTAATCGGCTCGGGCAGTCGCCTGCTCCAGCGGTCATTGAGCGCGGACGGCGGACAGACCACGATGCCATTCTCGAGCGCTGCCTTGGGCACCCCCGCCACCGGCTTCAGATCACCCAGGTCTATGCCGTGGTCCTCATAGAGCCTGCACATCCGCTCCATCGCGCCGTGCAGCCAGATCGTCTCGCGGTATCCTGCGGCGCGCAATTCGGCGATCACCCGCTGCGCCTTACCCAGAGCATAAGCGCCGACCAGGACACAGCGCCCCGCGTCGTTTTCGCGCGCGCTGAGCAGCTTTGCCATCTCCTCGGCAATTGGCGGGTGTTTGAAAAACGGCAGGCCGAACGTCGCCTCAGTCACGAACACGTCGCAAGGCGTCACCTCGAACGGAGGGCAGGTAGGGTCGGCACGGCGCTTGTAATCGCCGGTGATCACCACCCGCTCGCCAGCATGTTCGAGCAGGATCTGCGCCGATCCCAGCACGTGGCCCGCCGGAATATAGGTTGCCCGCACATCTCCGCGCAAAGTAACCGACTCGCCATAAGCGACGGCTTGCGATCCCGCCTCGACCAGACCGTAACGCAATGCCATGATCGCCAACGTCTCGGGCGTCGCCACCGTGCGCCCATGCCCCCCGCGCGCGTGATCGGCATGGCCGTGGGTCACAAGCGCCAGATCGACGGGGCGGGACGGGTCGATCCACGCATCGGCTGGCGTGATATACAGCCCATGGGGTTCGGGACGCAGCCATGAAAACGGTGGGGCCATACGGCACACAATGGCCGGAGGCGCACTCGCGTTCCAGTGTCCTTTGGGCATGGGGCAAAAGTTGCGCGGCGCGACTTTCCCATCCGCCGCCGCCAAGACAGAAAAAAGGCCCGCCCCGAAAGGCAGGCCTTCTTCAATTCGCCTGAACGCAAAAGCTTATTCGGCCTCGTCCGTGCTTGATTCCGTCGCCGTGCTGCCAGCCTTGCCCTTGCGCGCCTTCTTCTTGACCAGCTTTGGAGCAGCCGGCGTCAGTTCGAATGAAAGCGCGCCGTCCTTGCCTTCGTCCGTCTTGAGGCTGACGTGGACTTCGCCGCCATTGGCAAGCTTGCCGAACAACAGTTCCTCGGCGAGAGGCTTCTTGACCTTTTCCTGGATAAGTCGCGCCATCGGGCGTGCGCCATAGAGTTTGTCGTAGCCCTGACGGGCCAGCCATGCGCGCGCATCGGCATCGAACTGAATGTGCACGTTCTGGTCGGCCAACTGCAGTTCCAGCTGCAGCACGAACTTGTCGACCACGCGGCTGACGACTTCGGTCGGCAGGTAGCTGAACGGCACGATCGCATCGAGACGGTTGCGGAATTCGGGCGTGAACATCTTCTTCACCGCCTCGTCGCCCGCATCGGCCTTCGACACGTCGCCAAAGCCGATGCCCTGCCGCGCCATGTCCGAAGCGCCGGCATTGGTGGTCATGATCAGGACCACGTTGCGGAAGTCGACGGTCTTGCCGTGGTGGTCGGTCAAACGACCATTGTCCATCACCTGCAGCAGGATGTTGAACAGGTCGGGGTGGGCCTTCTCGATTTCGTCGAGCAGCAGCACGCAATGGGGCTGTTGGTCGATGGCATCGGTGAGCAACCCGCCCTGATCGAACCCGACGTAACCCGGAGGCGCACCGATCAGGCGCGAGACCGAATGCCGCTCCATATATTCGGACATGTCGAAGCGCTGCAGCGGGATGCCCATGATCTGGGCAAGGCTGCGCGCGACTTCGGTCTTGCCGACGCCGGTCGGGCCCGAGAACAGGAACGAGCCGATGGGCTTGTCCGCATCGCGCAGGCCTGCACGGCTGAGCTTCATGGCCGAGGACAGCACCTCGATGGCCTTGTCCTGACCGAACACCAGACGTTTCAGGTCACGGTCGAGATGTTCGAGCACCTTCTTGTCGTCAGAGCTGACCGATTTGGGCGGGATGCGCGCCATCGTCGCGATGACCTGCTCGATTTCGCGCGCGGTGATGGTCTTCTTGCGCTTCGAAGGCGGCACCAGCATCTGCATCGCGCCCACTTCGTCGATCACGTCGATCGCCTTGTCGGGCAGCTTGCGGTCATTGATGTAGCGGGCCGAAAGTTCGACCGCGGTCTTGATCGCATCAGGCGTGTACTTGACCTTGTGGTGCTCCTCGAACGCGGTGCGAAGCCCGCGCAGGATCTTGATCGTGTCCTCGATGGTTGGCTCGTTCACGTCGATCTTCTGGAACCGGCGCAGCAGGGCGCGATCCTTCTCGAAGTGGTTGCGGAACTCCTTGTAGGTGGTCGACCCGATGCACCGGATAGTTCCGCCCGAAAGTGCGGGCTTGAGCAGGTTCGATGCATCCATCGCTCCGCCGCTTGTGGCACCAGCGCCGATCACGGTGTGGATTTCGTCGATGAACAGCACCGCATGCGGCATCTTTTCGAGTTCCGAAACGACCTGCTTGAGGCGTTCCTCGAAGTCGCCGCGATAGCGCGTACCCGCGAGCAGGCTGCCCATGTCGAGCGAATAGATCACAGCTTCAGACAGCACTTCGGGCACGTCGCCTTCGACGATCTTGCGCGCCAGGCCCTCGGCAATCGCGGTCTTGCCCACGCCCGGATCGCCGACATAGAGCGGGTTGTTCTTCGAACGGCGGCACAGGATCTGGATCGTGCGGTCCACTTCGGGGCCGCGCCCGATCAGCGGATCGATCTTGCCGGTCAGCGCCTTCTCGTTGAGATTGACGCAGAACTGGTCAAGCGCGGTTTCCTTCTTCTGGCCTTTGGCATCGGCCTTTTCTTCCTGCTGCTTGGGCGCCTCTTCCTCGGCACCCTTGGCAGTGCGGCCATCGACCGGGCGTCCGCCCTTGCCGATGCCGTGGCTGATGAAGCTGACGGCGTCGAGGCGGCTCATGTCCTGCTGCTGCAGGAAATAGACCGCATAGGAGTCGCGTTCGGAGAACAGTGCGACCAGCACGTTGGCGCCCGTTACGGTGTCCTTGCCCGAGGACTGCACATGAAGGATCGCACGCTGGATCACCCGCTGGAACCCGGCGGTAGGCTGCGGATCGGCCTTTTCCTGCGTCTTGAGCGACTGGTATTCCTGATCGAGATACTGGCGCACCACGTCACCCAGATCGCCCAGGTCCACGCCACATGCCTGCATCACTTGTGCGGCGTCGGCATCGTCGATCAGCGCCAGCAGCAGATGCTCCAGCGTCGCGTACTCGTGGCTGCGCTCGGACGCGTTGGCGAGCGCGGTATGCAGCGTTTTTTCGAGGCTCTGTGCGAAACTGGGCATGGGTCTACTTTCTGGCTTGCGCCGGTGGGTTCCCGAACCGGGAGTGTGCACGCGCGCGATTAACCAAGGCTAAACCACGACGGAGTGCGATAACAGATGCCCACAGGGCGGGGGCACCAGATGTGATATGGGAAGGCCGCCCGGCAAAAGGAAGGGCGGCGACCATCAACCCGCGTCGCCTGAAGGCGGAGGCGTTCGGAACAGCGCGTCTGCGGCATTTCGGTGGGCACTGGCCTTGTCGCGGTGGGCGGCGGTGCGGACGATCTCAAGCTCGAGCAGGCGGATACGCTCGTTCAGTTCATGCTGTGAATAGGGGTCGAGCGGTTCGGCGGCCAGCTGGCTGGCCAGATCCCCTTTCGGGCGAGGGCGCTCGTCTATGTCCATTGCGGTGCACAATGTGCTCTGGGATGCCTTGCTGTCAACGCCTTGCGTGGGCTAGCAGAGGCAAATTGGTATTCAATGCAACAAGGATTACCGGATGACCGTCGTTCCCGAGACGATGATGGCGATCGGCTGGGACGCACCCGGCGGGCCTGACGTGTTACGATCCGAAACGGTGGCCGTGCCAAGGCCCGGACCGGGACAGGTGCTGGTCAAGGTTGCCTATGCCGGGGTCAACCGGCCCGATGTGATCCAGCGCCAGGGGTTCTATCCTCCGCCCGCCGACGCTTCGCCGCTGCCGGGGCTGGAGATTTCCGGCCATGTTGTGGCCATGGGCGAGGGCGTGCTCGTGCCGTTCGTCGGCCAGCAAGTTTGCGCGCTGGTGGCAGGCGGGGGTTATGCCGAATATTGCATTGCCGAGGCCGCGCAATGCTTCGATGCCGGCGATCTGGCGCTGGATGAAGCCGCCGCCATCCCGGAAACGCTGTTCACCGTGTGGCACAACGTGTTCGAGCGCGGCATGGTCGCGGGCGGTGAAACGATCCTTGTCCACGGCGGCACCAGCGGAATCGGCTCGATGGCTATCCTGCTTGGCAAGCTGTTCGGGGTGCGCGTCATCGTCACGTGCGGTGGCACCGAAAAATGCGCGCAAGCGCTCGCGATCGGCGCGGCGCACGCAATCGACTACAAGACCACCGATTTCGTCGAGGAAGTGAAACGCATCACCGGCGGGAACGGCGTGGAGATGGTGCTCGACATGGTCGCGGGTGATTACGTCGCGCGCAATCTGAAGTGTCTGGCTGATGACGGCCGACATGTGACCATTGCCGTGCAGGGCGGGGTGCGGGCCGAGATCAACATGGCCGAAGTCATGCGCCGCCGCCTGACCCTGACCGGATCGACCCTGCGCCCGCGCTCAAAGGCGTTCAAGGCCGCGCTGGCCGATGAAATCCGCGAAACCGTGTGGCCGATCATCGCTGGCGGAGAGCTGCGCCCGGTCATGGACCAGTCCTTCGCGCTGACCGAAGCCGGAGCTGCGCACGCCCGGATGGAACAGGGCACGCACATCGGCAAGATCGTGTTGAAAGTTGGCTGATACGTAAAAGGCCGCCCCGTTGCGGGGCGGCCTTTTACGTAATATCTGACCTGTACCCGGATCAGCTGTCCGAGATGCCCTCGGCGCGGCGGGCGGCGAGCCATGCGGCGGCTTCGGCTTCCTGCGCAGCTTCCGATGCAACCTTGATGTGGGCCTGACGCTCGGCGCGCAGTTCCTCGATCAGGGCGTCGCGGTCGGTGCCAAGGCGGATCGCGGCTTCGCCGTTATCCTCATAACCGGCCTTCTTCGCAGCCTTGGCGACCAGCGCATCGAGTTCGCGCTGCGAACACAGGCCCAGCGTTACCGGGTCCTTGGGATTGATGTTGCTGATGTTCCAGTGGCTGCGGTCGCGGATCGCAGCGATGGTCGTGCGGGTCGTGCCGATCAGCTTGCCGATCTGCGCATCCGATACCTCGGGGTGGTTGCGCAGGATCCAGGCGATGCCGTCCGGCTTGTCCTGACGCTTCGACACCGGGGTATAGCGCGGACCCTTGGTGCGGCTGACCGAGATCGGCGCGCGCTGCATCTTCAGGCGATATTCGGGATTGTCCTGGCCCTTGTCGATTTCGGCCTGATTGAGTTCGCCCGAGTGGAGCGGATCGCGCCCGGTGTACTTCTGGCCAGCCAGATCGTCTGCCATGGCCTGCACTTCAAGGATGTGCAGCCCGCAGAAATCGGCAATCTGCTCGAAAGTGAGCGCGGTATTGTCGACGAGCCACGACGCGGTCGCATGCGGCATCAGCGGATACGTGGGCTGGGTGCTCACGGGTGGTCTCCCGAAAAAATGTCAGACGCCAAAAAGGCGGATACAATAAGGGCCGCCCCTTGCGGAGCGGCCTTGCTTGTCACCGATGTAGGCGAGGAAGCCCCCAACGGCAAGAGTTGAGTTTGCAAGGCGCGAGCGTGCCCTGCGATTCTTGCTTAACTGACGAGCGTGAGCGCCGGTTCTTCGCCCGTTGGCACGCGGTGCGCGAACTTGCCGTCCACTTGCGCGCCCTGTTCGATGGTCAGCGCATCATAGCTGACGTCGCCGTGGATGCGCGCGGACGTTAGAATCACCAGCTCGCCCGCTTCGATCGAGCCATGGACGGTGCCCGAAAGCCGCGCGCTCTGTGCCCGGATCGCGCCGGTGATCGTGCTTTTCTCGCCCTGCACCAGCGCGGCGCAGGTGATGTCGCCTTCGACGCTACCGTCGATGTGGAGGTCGGCAGTCGCGGTCAGGTCACCTTTGACCGAAACGTCGGTGCCCAGAATCGAGAACGTGGCGGCCATCGAATTACCCCCGGATTGCGGGCGCAGATCCTGCGCGGGCTTCTTGTTGAACATTGCTGGCTGCCTCAAGGAAGGGGCGCGGATTGACCGGACGGTCGTTGATCCGCACCTCGAAGTGAAGATGGGGGCCGGTGGAACGGCCGGTGCTGCCGATCTTGCCGATTTCGGCGCCCGCGTCCACCTTCTGGCCGACCGAGGCACCCGTGCGCGACATATGGGCATAGCGCGTCATCAACCCATTGCCGTGGCTGACTTCGACGCAATTGCCGTAACCCTGCTTGACCCCGACGAAGCTGACCGTGCCCGCTGCCGCCGCATAGATCGGTGCGCCAATGGGTCCACGGAAATCGAGGCCAGCATGGAATGCCGCGCCGCCGGTGAACGGATCGGAGCGATAGCCGAAGCCGCTCGAGATATATTCGAGGCTGGCTGGCAGCGTGTTGGGAATGCGGGCAAGCCCCTTCTGCATGGCGGCCATGCGCTCAAGGCTGGCGCCCAGACGGGCAAATCGCGGGTCGAGGCTTTCGTCACGCCCGGTGAACAGGCGGATCAGCGGACCGCCCTGGCCTTCGCGTGCACTCGCTTTGAGCATCGCAGGGTTCAAACCTACCCGGCGTATCGCGGTTTCCGCCGCAGAGGCGCGAGCATCGGCAAAGCGGGTCAGGCGTTCGATAAAGGCGAGCTGGCGGGCCTCGATCTCGGCAAGACGGCGCGCTTCGGGCAGTTCCATCGAGATCTTGCGCACGGTCTTCTGCGCTTCTGCGCTGCTGTCCGAAACGGTGCCTTGGGGGAGATCCCTGGGCAGTTCGCCGATAGTGCCCTGAATGGCCTTCTCGATGAAGTCCTGCCGCCGGGCAAGGTCGTCGGCGACGCCCTCAAGCCCGCCGCGATACTTCTGCACGCGGCTTTCCGCCGAAGCGACGGCGGCTTCGCGCTGCAGCAAGGCGGCGTGATCCTGCGCTGCGGAGAACTGCGATACGAGCGTGGCTGTCATCATCCCAAGCCACAGCAGAACCGCTGCGGCGATTCCGCCCGCAACCGACATCTGCAGGCGCGGCGAAATGCGGATGAAGCGGACCTGGCCGTGCGAGCGCATGAAGAACTCACGCTCTGGAAACCAGCTCCGTATCCGGGCCATGGCCTCGGACAGCTTAATGGTTGGCAAGACTTGTCGACCCCCGTCGTATTTTTTGTGCGATCCCGTTGGGGCGCGCGGTAGCGGCGGGAACCAATCGTGGCGAATCGGATTGGGTCCAAGCGGGCCGAACCGTGTGAGTCCCCCGATGAATCGTTTGCAGGGATGTGATCGGGTGCATTTCAGCCCGTTAAAACGGCCTTCGAGTCGCACTCACGCATGACATTGCGGGTGCACGGTGTTAGGGGCACGGCCATGTCCACGCAGCTTGCCCAGCCCGCCGAATCCGTCACCGAAATGGTCGAAGGCCTTGCCCGCGCCGCCCGCACGGCGCAGCGCGCTCTCGCCCGCATGGATTCGCCAGCAAAGGAGCGCGCGCTCAAGTTGGCTGCTGCTGCTCTCCGCGATGCCGAGGCCGAGATTCTCGCCGCCAACGCGCAGGACATGGCCAATGGCGCAGCAAACGGCCTGACGTCCGCGCTGCTCGACCGGCTCAAGCTCA is a genomic window of Novosphingobium sp. MMS21-SN21R containing:
- a CDS encoding gamma carbonic anhydrase family protein; translation: MYPEVSIITLNGKTPRIHDSAFIAPGCRIIGDVEIGPDVSIWYNCVIRGDVNHIHIGARSNVQDGTVIHCDSADVRHPAGFPTILGEDVLVGHMAMIHGCTIDDRGFVGLGAIVMSGCVIESDGMLAAGALLTSGKRIGSRQLWGGRPAAYMRDLTDAALAGMQEGVQHYVVNGQAHKAAVLGQAEG
- a CDS encoding DUF167 domain-containing protein — translated: MARPKADLPSAQALRDLADGEGRLSVRVTPGARSEGIAIVEGRVMVKVRTKPEDGKASAAVLVLLAQALDVAPSQVEMLRGATSREKLFRIPLEA
- a CDS encoding YoaK family protein, producing MIHYDRPRRRFAVALAAMAGFIDAVGFLSADGYFVSFMSGNSTRLGVSLGTDPAQASIPAVLIGGFLTGVTAGAVVARRAGNWRKVAVLALVTLLLLLSATGRLLGLPAIMLGGMVMAMGALNNTFQRDGAVTVGLTYMTGALVKLGQGLANALAGEPNTGWTSWASLWGGLLSGAVLGAFLQDRMPMGCLWLAAAYCGVMTLIAIRLPAES
- a CDS encoding group II truncated hemoglobin, yielding MATEAAQAPATSPYERIGGIAVLRQITERFYDLMDQDPAYGALRAMHAPDLAPMRESLPNFLAGWAGGPRQWFDANPGKCMMSMHKPFAITRETAGQWADAMRRAIADVAPTDGEIAGALSDVLAQMATGMARD
- a CDS encoding cisplatin damage response ATP-dependent DNA ligase, which codes for MERFAALLDALVLTPSRNAKLALLATYMRETPDPDRGWALAALTDGLDFPAVKASTIRALMAERVDPVLWTLSRDYVGDTAETASLLWPEPIGETFPPPSVAEVVETLHATTRVTSPVVLAELLDRLDVNGRYALLKLATGAMRIGISARLAKVAFAQAFDVRVEDVEEYWHGQAPPYLPLFAWAADNAPPPRTDLLPLFRPFMLAHPLEAESLDLSDYAAEWKWDGIRVQIVHVAGETRVYSRSGDDISATFPEVAAALTTPAVLDGELLVRGAHQGGQAGGAASFNALQQRLGRKTVSKAMLRDYPAFVRLYDVLIEDGEDLREWAWEQRRARLEALVPRLDAGTFDISQVIEAATFDDLAEIRARARDDAIEGVMLKRRDSPYVAGRRTGLWYKWKRDPLLIDCVLMYAQRGSGKRSSFYSDFTFGCWNGDPDQGAELLPVGKAYFGFTDEELKGLDRHVRQNTVAKFGPVRETDKSLVLEVAFDSVHASKRHKSGVAMRFPRISRIRADKPAHEADRLETLKALIAD
- a CDS encoding ligase-associated DNA damage response exonuclease produces the protein MAPPFSWLRPEPHGLYITPADAWIDPSRPVDLALVTHGHADHARGGHGRTVATPETLAIMALRYGLVEAGSQAVAYGESVTLRGDVRATYIPAGHVLGSAQILLEHAGERVVITGDYKRRADPTCPPFEVTPCDVFVTEATFGLPFFKHPPIAEEMAKLLSARENDAGRCVLVGAYALGKAQRVIAELRAAGYRETIWLHGAMERMCRLYEDHGIDLGDLKPVAGVPKAALENGIVVCPPSALNDRWSRRLPEPITAMASGWMRVRQRARQRGVELPLIISDHADWDELTATIAQVNPSETWITHGREEALLRWCELTQRKARALALVGYEDEDD
- the clpA gene encoding ATP-dependent Clp protease ATP-binding subunit ClpA is translated as MPSFAQSLEKTLHTALANASERSHEYATLEHLLLALIDDADAAQVMQACGVDLGDLGDVVRQYLDQEYQSLKTQEKADPQPTAGFQRVIQRAILHVQSSGKDTVTGANVLVALFSERDSYAVYFLQQQDMSRLDAVSFISHGIGKGGRPVDGRTAKGAEEEAPKQQEEKADAKGQKKETALDQFCVNLNEKALTGKIDPLIGRGPEVDRTIQILCRRSKNNPLYVGDPGVGKTAIAEGLARKIVEGDVPEVLSEAVIYSLDMGSLLAGTRYRGDFEERLKQVVSELEKMPHAVLFIDEIHTVIGAGATSGGAMDASNLLKPALSGGTIRCIGSTTYKEFRNHFEKDRALLRRFQKIDVNEPTIEDTIKILRGLRTAFEEHHKVKYTPDAIKTAVELSARYINDRKLPDKAIDVIDEVGAMQMLVPPSKRKKTITAREIEQVIATMARIPPKSVSSDDKKVLEHLDRDLKRLVFGQDKAIEVLSSAMKLSRAGLRDADKPIGSFLFSGPTGVGKTEVARSLAQIMGIPLQRFDMSEYMERHSVSRLIGAPPGYVGFDQGGLLTDAIDQQPHCVLLLDEIEKAHPDLFNILLQVMDNGRLTDHHGKTVDFRNVVLIMTTNAGASDMARQGIGFGDVSKADAGDEAVKKMFTPEFRNRLDAIVPFSYLPTEVVSRVVDKFVLQLELQLADQNVHIQFDADARAWLARQGYDKLYGARPMARLIQEKVKKPLAEELLFGKLANGGEVHVSLKTDEGKDGALSFELTPAAPKLVKKKARKGKAGSTATESSTDEAE
- a CDS encoding DUF1192 domain-containing protein, translating into MDIDERPRPKGDLASQLAAEPLDPYSQHELNERIRLLELEIVRTAAHRDKASAHRNAADALFRTPPPSGDAG
- a CDS encoding NAD(P)H-quinone oxidoreductase, which produces MTVVPETMMAIGWDAPGGPDVLRSETVAVPRPGPGQVLVKVAYAGVNRPDVIQRQGFYPPPADASPLPGLEISGHVVAMGEGVLVPFVGQQVCALVAGGGYAEYCIAEAAQCFDAGDLALDEAAAIPETLFTVWHNVFERGMVAGGETILVHGGTSGIGSMAILLGKLFGVRVIVTCGGTEKCAQALAIGAAHAIDYKTTDFVEEVKRITGGNGVEMVLDMVAGDYVARNLKCLADDGRHVTIAVQGGVRAEINMAEVMRRRLTLTGSTLRPRSKAFKAALADEIRETVWPIIAGGELRPVMDQSFALTEAGAAHARMEQGTHIGKIVLKVG
- a CDS encoding DUF1013 domain-containing protein, whose product is MSTQPTYPLMPHATASWLVDNTALTFEQIADFCGLHILEVQAMADDLAGQKYTGRDPLHSGELNQAEIDKGQDNPEYRLKMQRAPISVSRTKGPRYTPVSKRQDKPDGIAWILRNHPEVSDAQIGKLIGTTRTTIAAIRDRSHWNISNINPKDPVTLGLCSQRELDALVAKAAKKAGYEDNGEAAIRLGTDRDALIEELRAERQAHIKVASEAAQEAEAAAWLAARRAEGISDS
- a CDS encoding polymer-forming cytoskeletal protein produces the protein MFNKKPAQDLRPQSGGNSMAATFSILGTDVSVKGDLTATADLHIDGSVEGDITCAALVQGEKSTITGAIRAQSARLSGTVHGSIEAGELVILTSARIHGDVSYDALTIEQGAQVDGKFAHRVPTGEEPALTLVS